In the Drosophila gunungcola strain Sukarami unplaced genomic scaffold, Dgunungcola_SK_2 000001F, whole genome shotgun sequence genome, one interval contains:
- the LOC128262187 gene encoding LOW QUALITY PROTEIN: exonuclease 1 (The sequence of the model RefSeq protein was modified relative to this genomic sequence to represent the inferred CDS: deleted 1 base in 1 codon), with translation MGITGLIPFVEKASSRLQLKDIRGSTVAVDTYCWLHKGVFGCAEKLARGEDTDVYVQYCLKYVQMLLSYDIKPILVFDGQHLPAKALTEKRRRDSRKQSKERAAELLRLGRIEEARSHMRRCVDVTHEMALRLIRECRSRNVDCIVAPYEADAQMAWLNKTDVAHYIITEDSDLTLFGAKKIIFKLDLNGSGLLVEADKLHLAMGCKEEKYNFEKFRRMCILSGCDYLDSLPGIGLAKACKFILKTEQDDMRIALKKIPSYLNMRNLEVDDDYIENFLRAEATFKHMFIYNPLERRMQRLCALKDYETDESYCSNAGTLLEDSDQALHLALGNLNPFSLKRLDSWTPEMAWPTPKNVKRAKHKSIWQGNFQKENPSTPKKGNACALFFKKVDFVSKTVDEEIAANQKIEKAKQTEAQVFSMYNFRSKRKRSPRKEESMDQERTPPPSPVQKSRHNPFAKERTVEEASQRSPVVCENASLLRLLSPKKASPLGGEADETRVNALKRSIFAKEQVQVRSRFFASQDEQTRLQKEQPKDEQNGAKKEQELDSSSISKKLRLEKEVISVENSKRQRSNSPCSEGETDTETTASSLLQSQDNPSESTHLESQEEPATSQPEKPTKGIGIRIKSLDVLVENSLEPTDSDRNNNDAIILLSDDSCSSEQTASSISTSTLQRQNSLPAGKRRVGLSKPSTAKKGTPKTKTNGKLGVVGQNQTKLSMFGFQKRPVLK, from the exons ATGGGCATTACCGGTTTGATACCCTTCGTGGAGAAGGCCTCCTCGCGATTGCAACTGAAGGATATTCGGGGCAGCACAGTGGCCGTGGACACTTATTGCTGGCTGCACAAGGGAGTTTTCGGCTGCGCGGAGAAGTTGGCCCGCGGCGAGGACACGGATGTTTATGTCCAATACTGCTTAAAGTACGTGCAAATGCTGCTGTCCTACGACATCAAGCCCATCCTGGTGTTTGATGGTCAGCACTTGCCGGCCAAGGCGTTGACCGAAAAGCGGAGAAGGGATTCCAGGAAGCAGAGCAAGGAGCGGGCGGCGGAACTCCTGCGATTGGGACGCATTGAGGAGGCCCGATCCCATATGCGCCGCTGCGTGGACGTTACCCACGAGATGGCGCTGCGCTTGATCCGGGAATGCCGCAGCCGGAATGTGGACTGCATTGTGGCGCCCTATGAGGCCGATGCCCAAATGGCCTGGCTCAACAAAACCGATGTGGCCCACTACATCATCACCGAGGACTCGGATCTGACGCTCTTCGGAGCCAAGAAGATCATCTTCAAGCTGGACCTCAACGGCAGCGGTTTGCTGGTGGAAGCCGATAAGCTCCACCTGGCCATGGGCTGCAAGGAGGAAAAGTATAACTTTGAAAAGTTCCGTCGCATGTGCATCTTATCCGGCTGTGACTACCTGGACTCACTGCCTGGCATTGGACTGGCCAAGGCCTGCAAGTTTATACTCAAAACGGAACAGGACGACATGCGAATAGCACTGAAGAAAATACCCAGCTACCTCAATATGCGCAATCTAGAG GTAGATGACGACTATATTGAGAACTTCCTGAGAGCGGAGGCCACCTTCAAGCACATGTTCATCTACAATCCTCTGGAGCGTCGCATGCAGCGGTTGTGTGCCTTGAAAGATTATGAAACCGATGAAAGCTACTGCAGCAATGCTGGCACCTTGTTGGAGGATAGCGATCAGGCCCTGCATTTAGCCCTGGGCAACTTGAATCCCTTCTCGCTCAAGCGTCTGGACTCTTGGACACCGGAAATGGCGTGGCCAACGCCAAAGAACGTGAAACGTGCCAAGCACAAGAGCATTTGGCAGGGGAATTTCCAAAAAGAGAACCCCTCCACACCTAAGAAAGGAAACGCGTGTGCTTTGTTCTTCAAAAAAGTGGATTTCGTGAGCAAAACCGTAGACGAGGAGATCGCGGCTAATCAGAAAATAGAAAAGGCCAAACAAACAGAGGCGCAGGTGTTTAGCATGTACAATTTTCGATCCAAAAGAAAGCGGAGTCCGAGAAAGGAAGAGTCTATGGATCAGGAGCGCACACCTCCTCCGTCGCCGGTCCAAAAGAGTCGCCACAATCCCTTTGCCAAGGAACGGACTGTGGAGGAAGCTTCCCAGCGATCCCCGGTA GTTTGTGAGAATGCCTCCTTGCTGCGATTGCTCAGTCCCAAGAAGGCAAGTCCTTTGGGCGGAGAAGCTGATGAAACGAGGGTTAATGCTCTTAAAAGAAGCATATTCGCCAAGGAGCAAGTGCAGGTGCGAAGTCGATTTTTTGCCTCCCAGGACGAACAGACAAGGCTTCAGAAGGAGCAGCCAAAAGATGAACAGAATGGCGCAAaaaaggagcaggagctggaCTCAAGCTCTATCAGTAAGAAATTAAGACTAGAAAAGGAAGTTATTTCAGTAGAGAATTCAAAACGACAACGTTCTAACTCACCGTGCAGTGAGGGAGAAACAGACACAGAAACCACTGCCTCTTCGCTTTTGCAATCCCAAGATAATCCATCAGAATCTACGCATTTAGAATCACAAGAAGAGCCAGCCACTTCTCAGCCAGAAAAACCTACTAAAGGCATAGGAATACGCATAAAATCCCTTGATGTACTAGTTGAAAACTCCCTGGAACCCACCGATTCCGACAGGAACAACAATGATGCCATCATTCTGCTATCCGACGACAGCTGTAGTTCAGAGCAAACAGCCTCATCCATCTCAACGTCCACCCTGCAACGCCAGAATTCCCTGCCAGCCGGCAAACGAAGAGTTGGACTAAGTAAGCCCTCCACTGCCAAAAAGGGAACTCCCAAGACCAAGACGAACGGCAAACTCGGAGTCGTGGGCCAGAATCAAACCAAACTGAGCATGTTTGGCTTTCAGAAGAGACCTGTCCTCAAATAG